The following are encoded together in the Pleurocapsa sp. FMAR1 genome:
- a CDS encoding mevalonate kinase family protein has protein sequence MNFFVPGRLCLFGEHSDWAAEYRQINPNIEPGYAIVVGTNQGIYAQVKTHSDLVFKTANQPQILKLAMDKNLLLEMAQTENFYSYIAGVAYQALTRYGVGGLEIDNYLTNLPMKKGLSSSAAICVLVARAFNYFYQLNLTIEEEMNLAYWGEKTTPSQCGRLDQACAFGNQPILMIFDGDRHQLKPLTIGQDLYFIVVDLAGSKNTQEILTQLNQCYPVAKNALEAQVQDYLGRINAQIVQEAILALERGDAAILGSLMSQAQTEFDRNLIPACPQQLNAPILHQLLKHKPLQAYVYGGKGVGSQGDGTAQFIADDRHSQQKAIAIIQQDFPQMQCYELNIPQSNL, from the coding sequence ATGAATTTTTTTGTCCCTGGTCGTCTTTGTCTATTTGGTGAACATAGTGATTGGGCAGCAGAATATCGCCAGATCAATCCTAATATTGAACCAGGCTACGCGATCGTGGTTGGCACCAATCAAGGCATTTATGCTCAGGTCAAAACCCATAGTGATTTAGTTTTTAAAACGGCAAATCAGCCTCAGATATTAAAGCTAGCTATGGATAAGAATTTGTTGTTAGAAATGGCTCAAACAGAAAATTTCTATAGTTACATAGCGGGTGTCGCCTATCAAGCTTTGACTCGTTATGGAGTGGGTGGTTTAGAAATTGATAATTATTTAACGAATTTACCTATGAAAAAAGGTTTATCTTCTAGTGCAGCAATTTGTGTGTTGGTTGCCAGAGCATTTAATTATTTTTATCAGCTAAATTTGACTATTGAAGAAGAGATGAATCTAGCTTATTGGGGAGAAAAAACAACCCCTAGCCAGTGTGGCAGACTAGATCAAGCCTGTGCTTTTGGTAACCAGCCAATTTTAATGATTTTTGATGGCGATCGCCATCAGCTAAAACCTTTGACTATAGGTCAAGACCTGTATTTTATTGTGGTTGACTTAGCTGGTTCAAAAAATACTCAAGAAATACTGACTCAGCTTAATCAATGCTATCCTGTCGCTAAAAATGCTCTAGAAGCTCAGGTGCAAGACTATTTGGGCAGAATTAATGCTCAGATAGTTCAAGAAGCTATTTTGGCTTTAGAGCGAGGAGATGCAGCTATACTTGGTAGTTTAATGTCACAGGCGCAAACTGAATTTGACCGCAATCTGATTCCTGCTTGTCCTCAACAACTAAACGCACCTATATTACATCAGCTACTTAAGCACAAACCTTTGCAAGCTTATGTTTATGGTGGAAAGGGAGTAGGATCCCAAGGAGACGGTACAGCACAGTTTATTGCTGACGATCGCCATAGCCAACAAAAAGCGATCGCCATAATTCAGCAAGATTTTCCGCAGATGCAGTGCTACGAGTTAAATATTCCTCAGTCAAATTTATAA
- a CDS encoding YkvA family protein, which translates to MNFSLSSLYEWYRSAIRHPKYRWWVMLGTAIYLVSPIDVIPDIFPIVGQIDDVVLAGLLFTELSQMAFAKLQSRQEKNNVTTEDIGSETNVVDVDAETIATNQ; encoded by the coding sequence ATGAATTTTTCCCTCTCTTCCCTATATGAATGGTATCGCAGCGCAATTCGTCATCCAAAGTATCGCTGGTGGGTAATGCTTGGGACAGCAATCTATCTTGTTAGTCCTATCGATGTCATACCCGATATCTTTCCAATTGTCGGGCAAATTGATGATGTGGTTTTAGCTGGTTTATTATTTACAGAATTATCGCAAATGGCTTTTGCTAAATTGCAAAGTCGCCAAGAAAAGAACAATGTAACAACCGAAGATATAGGTAGCGAGACTAATGTTGTTGATGTTGATGCCGAAACAATAGCTACAAATCAATAA
- a CDS encoding Maf family protein, which translates to MNANKSSPRFVLASASTARLKLLRMVGIAPLVCKSDFDEDRVQIEDPAELVTTLARCKAETVAPQFSDALVLGCDSILTINNRIYGKPDSSQQAIARWQEMRGKMGKIYTGHALLDLEQQRKIIRCGITQVYFANISDRTIEAYVATGEPLKCAGSFALEGKGGMFVEKIEGCHSNVIGLSLPLLHQMLENLGYNITNFWQ; encoded by the coding sequence ATGAATGCAAATAAATCATCTCCTCGTTTTGTTTTGGCTTCTGCTTCTACGGCGCGTTTGAAGTTGCTGCGGATGGTAGGAATAGCACCTTTGGTATGTAAAAGCGATTTTGATGAAGATCGGGTGCAAATAGAAGATCCTGCTGAATTGGTCACAACCTTGGCTAGATGTAAAGCGGAAACCGTCGCACCTCAATTTAGTGATGCTTTAGTTTTGGGATGTGATTCAATATTGACAATTAATAATCGCATCTATGGTAAACCAGACTCATCTCAACAGGCGATCGCTCGCTGGCAAGAAATGCGCGGTAAAATGGGCAAGATCTATACAGGTCATGCCTTGCTAGACCTGGAGCAACAAAGAAAAATAATTCGCTGCGGTATTACTCAGGTTTATTTTGCTAATATCAGCGATCGCACTATCGAGGCTTATGTTGCCACGGGTGAACCTCTCAAATGTGCTGGTAGCTTTGCCTTAGAAGGAAAAGGAGGTATGTTTGTGGAGAAAATTGAAGGCTGCCATAGCAACGTCATCGGCTTAAGCCTTCCTCTATTACATCAAATGTTAGAAAACTTGGGCTACAATATCACCAACTTTTGGCAGTGA
- a CDS encoding glycosyltransferase — MAENYWRKKESDLESDPINSLLSELADPEAAEAEFREDFFQGLAGRRQKAAFLLMVIWIVTISLHFVSWGKWVVLAIVVLVGMQILRYLFTRPENTPPPLTIDESESVPKVSLLVAAKNEETVISNLVAMLCSLDYPTDKYEVWAIDDRSTDNTPIILDKLAKEYSQLRVVHRAANAGGGKSGALNQVLPKTFGDIIGVFDADAKVSPDLLKRVVPLFDSQDTGAVQVRKAIANRSENFWTKGQAAEMALDSYVQQQRIAVDGIGELRGNGQFVSRVALNSCGGWNEETITDDLDLTIRLHLDNWRIDFLLTPGVLEEGVTKASSLWHQRNRWAEGGYQRYLDYWRYIFSKPMGFGKRIDLLCWMLLQYILPAANVPDGILAIARHRLPILSPITILLFVWGFIGIFKGLVRIHVAENKALTLPVLLDIVGQSIRGLIYMAHWQVVMLSITARMSIRPKRLKWVKTVHEGATSLNNG; from the coding sequence ATGGCAGAGAATTATTGGCGCAAAAAGGAATCAGATCTAGAATCCGACCCCATTAACTCTCTCCTAAGCGAATTAGCCGACCCAGAAGCAGCCGAAGCAGAATTTCGAGAAGATTTCTTTCAAGGTCTAGCGGGACGCAGGCAAAAAGCCGCTTTTTTGTTGATGGTAATTTGGATAGTTACTATTTCTCTGCATTTTGTAAGTTGGGGAAAATGGGTCGTTTTGGCTATAGTTGTTTTGGTAGGAATGCAAATACTGCGCTATTTATTTACTCGACCTGAAAATACGCCTCCGCCCTTGACTATAGATGAGTCAGAATCTGTCCCCAAAGTTTCTCTTTTAGTAGCAGCCAAAAACGAAGAGACGGTAATTAGTAATTTGGTAGCTATGCTCTGTAGTCTCGATTACCCTACTGATAAATACGAAGTTTGGGCAATAGACGATCGCAGTACCGACAATACGCCAATTATTTTAGATAAATTAGCCAAGGAATATTCCCAATTAAGAGTAGTTCATCGTGCAGCCAATGCAGGTGGCGGAAAATCTGGGGCATTAAATCAGGTATTACCAAAAACCTTTGGTGATATTATTGGCGTTTTTGATGCTGATGCCAAGGTAAGTCCAGATTTACTAAAAAGAGTTGTGCCTTTATTTGACAGTCAAGACACAGGGGCAGTACAGGTGCGAAAAGCGATCGCCAATAGGTCAGAAAACTTTTGGACAAAGGGACAAGCAGCAGAGATGGCATTGGATAGCTATGTCCAACAACAGCGTATTGCTGTCGATGGTATCGGCGAGTTACGGGGCAATGGTCAGTTTGTTAGTCGTGTTGCCTTAAATAGCTGTGGTGGCTGGAATGAGGAAACCATTACCGACGATCTCGATCTAACTATTCGTCTGCATCTAGATAATTGGCGCATCGACTTTTTGTTGACTCCTGGAGTGTTAGAAGAAGGAGTAACCAAAGCCAGCTCACTTTGGCATCAGCGCAACCGTTGGGCGGAAGGGGGTTATCAACGCTATCTCGATTATTGGCGTTATATCTTTAGTAAGCCCATGGGCTTTGGCAAAAGAATCGATCTACTGTGCTGGATGCTGTTGCAATACATTCTTCCCGCTGCCAATGTACCTGATGGTATTCTGGCGATCGCTCGTCACCGTTTGCCTATTCTTAGTCCGATAACTATTCTGTTATTCGTTTGGGGTTTTATCGGTATATTTAAAGGCTTAGTGCGTATTCATGTCGCCGAAAACAAAGCTCTAACTTTGCCCGTACTATTAGATATTGTTGGACAGTCTATCAGAGGATTAATCTATATGGCTCACTGGCAAGTTGTGATGCTAAGTATTACTGCCAGAATGTCTATTCGCCCCAAAAGATTAAAGTGGGTGAAAACAGTTCATGAAGGAGCAACCAGTCTTAATAATGGGTAG
- a CDS encoding bifunctional sterol desaturase/short chain dehydrogenase gives MMNSLATGLAIALCSVLWVEFVRDFYHVLSHLWQPLYRLHIWHHKVFRRDLSVVSDTIYRQAHWYNDVPESLVMLLLSILPWSLVSAWDLAPQWAAWAGSFYTLSFLIGAIARGLGIPFVDELTDITHRPGEFTTLPSRWLVNRPYHWRHHFDNQNAYFSGTLTLVDKLLGTALSLKNKRIAVTGASGTLGKALLTQLHLAGAKVTAFTSSNTDITLNVSGEDLAIKTVAWQIGKEAELLTFLEQIDILIINHGVNVHAQRDEAAIAKSYEVNTFSTLRLMELFFQTVKSDRDMITKEVWVNSSEAEVNPAFSPLYELSKRATGDLVTMRRLDAPCVVRKLILGPFKSQLNPVGIMSANWVAKQIVNLARRDFRNIIVTINPLTFILFPIKELWVANYFRFFTATTTKVAQKRSDPLKGSTVPSTGRGL, from the coding sequence ATGATGAACAGTTTGGCTACAGGGTTAGCGATCGCTTTATGCTCGGTACTATGGGTAGAGTTTGTCAGAGATTTTTATCATGTTTTGTCCCATCTCTGGCAGCCTTTATATCGTCTTCACATATGGCATCATAAGGTTTTTCGCCGCGACCTCTCCGTTGTTAGCGACACCATTTATCGTCAGGCGCATTGGTACAATGATGTGCCTGAATCTTTAGTGATGCTGCTGTTGAGTATTTTGCCTTGGAGTCTGGTTTCTGCTTGGGATCTTGCTCCTCAATGGGCAGCTTGGGCTGGATCTTTCTATACTCTGAGCTTTTTAATAGGCGCGATCGCTCGTGGTTTAGGTATTCCCTTTGTTGACGAGCTTACGGACATTACCCATCGTCCAGGAGAATTTACTACTCTGCCTTCTCGCTGGCTGGTAAATCGTCCTTACCATTGGCGACATCATTTTGATAACCAGAATGCCTATTTTTCTGGCACGTTAACGCTTGTAGATAAACTGTTAGGGACAGCACTGTCCTTGAAAAATAAGCGGATAGCGGTTACTGGTGCATCGGGTACTTTAGGCAAGGCTCTATTAACCCAGCTACATTTAGCAGGGGCAAAAGTTACCGCTTTTACTTCATCTAATACTGACATTACCTTAAATGTTTCAGGGGAAGATCTGGCTATCAAAACCGTAGCTTGGCAAATTGGCAAAGAAGCAGAATTACTAACCTTCTTAGAGCAAATCGATATTTTAATTATTAATCATGGGGTGAATGTTCACGCTCAAAGAGACGAAGCTGCGATCGCTAAATCCTATGAAGTTAACACTTTCTCGACTCTACGGCTGATGGAGCTATTTTTTCAAACCGTTAAAAGCGATCGCGACATGATCACAAAAGAAGTGTGGGTAAACTCCTCAGAAGCAGAAGTAAACCCAGCCTTTAGTCCCTTATATGAGCTAAGTAAAAGAGCGACAGGAGATCTTGTAACCATGCGTCGCTTAGATGCTCCCTGTGTCGTGCGTAAGCTCATTTTAGGGCCGTTTAAAAGTCAGCTAAACCCTGTAGGTATCATGTCTGCTAATTGGGTAGCCAAACAAATTGTTAATTTGGCACGCAGAGATTTCCGTAATATAATCGTGACCATTAATCCTCTTACTTTTATCCTTTTTCCCATCAAAGAACTTTGGGTTGCTAATTACTTTCGATTCTTTACAGCCACCACAACCAAAGTTGCTCAAAAGCGGTCAGACCCCCTAAAGGGTTCAACAGTTCCTTCAACGGGACGAGGCTTATAA
- a CDS encoding HhoA/HhoB/HtrA family serine endopeptidase, producing the protein MTKQRFLGKVASHAIALFLGVILTFSSIRVMSSQADTLPIDSQTKQNTITLTPEPQIQAQAPVVKASTSFVAAAVAKTGAAVVRIDTEKTIATRMDPMFQDPFFREFFGDRLGEQMPRERQLRGQGSGFITQKDGTILTNAHVVSGADRVTVTLKDGREFAGVVKGTDEVTDLAVVKIDDPGEDLPIAVLGSSGNVRVGDWAIAVGNPVGLDNTVTLGIISTLTRSSAEVGIPDKKIDFLQTDAAINPGNSGGPLLNEQGEVIGINTAIRPDANGIGFAIPIDKVKSITDTLIAGRQVPHPYIGVQMRSLTPELAQKNNQNPNSPFAIPETNGVLIVRVLPNTPAEKAGLRLGDVIVAIDGQTITDAGQLQSLVDSSNLNQSLQFTVKRSDRTLKLKVVTTQLKGLS; encoded by the coding sequence ATGACCAAGCAGCGATTTCTAGGTAAAGTGGCTAGCCACGCTATAGCCCTTTTTTTAGGAGTTATTTTGACTTTTAGCAGTATTAGAGTGATGTCTTCACAGGCAGACACCTTACCTATAGATTCCCAAACTAAACAAAATACTATCACCCTTACCCCTGAACCACAAATTCAAGCACAAGCACCTGTTGTCAAAGCTTCTACTAGTTTCGTGGCAGCAGCAGTAGCCAAGACTGGGGCAGCCGTAGTTAGGATTGATACAGAGAAAACTATTGCCACCAGAATGGATCCCATGTTTCAAGATCCTTTTTTTCGGGAATTTTTTGGCGATCGCCTTGGCGAACAAATGCCCAGAGAAAGGCAGTTGCGTGGACAAGGTTCGGGCTTTATTACCCAAAAAGACGGCACGATTTTAACCAATGCTCATGTAGTTAGTGGTGCAGATCGAGTTACCGTAACTCTCAAAGACGGACGAGAATTTGCAGGGGTAGTCAAAGGCACTGACGAGGTAACTGATTTGGCAGTTGTCAAAATTGATGATCCAGGCGAAGATCTGCCCATAGCAGTATTGGGTAGCTCTGGTAATGTTCGAGTAGGAGACTGGGCGATCGCCGTGGGTAACCCTGTGGGCTTAGACAATACCGTTACCTTGGGCATCATTAGTACTTTAACTCGTTCCTCGGCTGAGGTTGGTATCCCCGATAAGAAAATTGACTTTTTGCAAACCGATGCAGCTATCAATCCTGGTAACTCTGGCGGACCATTACTTAATGAACAGGGAGAAGTTATTGGTATCAATACAGCTATTCGTCCTGATGCTAATGGCATCGGCTTTGCTATTCCCATTGACAAAGTTAAATCTATTACTGATACTCTGATTGCGGGCAGACAAGTTCCCCATCCTTATATTGGTGTGCAGATGCGAAGTCTAACTCCTGAGTTGGCACAGAAAAATAACCAAAATCCTAATTCTCCTTTTGCTATTCCCGAAACAAATGGGGTCTTGATCGTTAGAGTTTTGCCTAATACACCAGCAGAAAAAGCAGGTTTACGCTTAGGAGACGTAATTGTGGCTATTGATGGTCAAACGATTACTGATGCAGGTCAATTACAGTCGCTTGTGGACAGCAGTAACCTCAATCAAAGCCTACAGTTTACCGTTAAACGCAGCGATCGCACTTTGAAATTAAAAGTTGTGACAACTCAGCTAAAAGGGCTGTCTTAA
- a CDS encoding Hsp70 family protein, with product MVSNSSSTSYAIDFGTSNTAIARWNRATEKAELVSLPNLSQQFSSLPPLIPSLVYVEDAATGKIIAGQAVRDRGLDIQSNPRFFRSFKRGIGTDIQGFLPQLDGRNLSFEQVGEWFLRELIASLRGETESDLQSLVLTVPVDSFESYRHWLMGVCQSLKVEQIRILDEPTAAALGYGAGAEELLLVVDFGGGTIDLSLVQLSSTSPQTRGYLLKWGRKMLGENTAQQKNTARVIAKVGDNLGGADIDNWLVDYFATTQALPKSALTTRLAERLKIKLTKETEAQEVYFNDETLETYELALDRDRFNSILEQQQFFNRLDELMTQVLQQARRNGVETTDIDSVLLVGGSVQIPAVQNWVKQYFDEDMIKNQQPLEAIATGALQVSRSIEVKDFLYHSYGIRYWNRQTNSHGWHPIIKTGQPYPTEKPVEIVLGASTPGQSSIELIIGELSAATATTEVYFDGDRLITKAVDTLGDRVQPLNDRDGARTIAQLEPVGNPGSDRLQLLFSVDDQRHLRITVEDLLTQQTLLNNYIVVKLN from the coding sequence ATGGTAAGTAATTCAAGTTCGACTAGTTATGCAATAGATTTTGGTACTAGCAATACGGCGATCGCTCGCTGGAATCGGGCTACGGAAAAAGCAGAACTAGTTAGCTTACCTAATTTATCTCAACAGTTTAGTTCCCTCCCACCGCTTATTCCTAGCTTGGTATACGTAGAGGATGCAGCCACAGGCAAAATTATTGCCGGACAAGCAGTGCGCGATCGCGGTTTAGATATCCAAAGCAACCCGCGTTTTTTTCGCAGTTTTAAGCGCGGAATTGGTACAGATATTCAGGGCTTTTTACCTCAGCTAGACGGCAGAAATTTATCTTTTGAGCAGGTTGGCGAATGGTTTTTACGGGAATTGATCGCCAGTCTGAGAGGGGAAACAGAATCAGATCTTCAATCATTGGTTTTAACTGTCCCCGTCGATAGTTTTGAATCCTACCGCCATTGGCTGATGGGGGTATGTCAGTCTTTAAAAGTAGAGCAAATTAGAATCCTCGATGAGCCGACTGCTGCTGCTTTAGGCTATGGTGCAGGGGCAGAAGAATTACTGTTGGTGGTAGATTTTGGTGGAGGAACAATTGATTTATCTTTAGTGCAGCTATCGTCAACCAGCCCTCAAACTCGGGGCTATCTCCTCAAGTGGGGACGAAAAATGTTGGGAGAAAATACGGCACAACAAAAAAATACGGCACGGGTAATTGCCAAAGTGGGAGACAATTTAGGGGGAGCAGATATTGATAATTGGCTGGTAGATTATTTTGCCACCACCCAAGCTTTGCCTAAATCTGCTTTAACGACTCGTTTGGCAGAAAGATTGAAGATTAAGCTGACTAAGGAAACAGAAGCACAAGAAGTTTACTTTAACGATGAAACTTTAGAAACCTATGAGCTAGCTCTAGATCGCGATCGCTTTAACAGTATTTTAGAGCAGCAGCAGTTTTTTAACCGACTTGATGAGCTTATGACTCAGGTTTTGCAACAGGCGCGACGCAATGGCGTAGAAACTACTGACATAGATTCAGTCTTACTAGTAGGTGGCTCAGTACAAATACCTGCCGTCCAAAATTGGGTCAAGCAGTATTTTGATGAAGATATGATAAAGAATCAGCAACCTTTAGAAGCGATCGCTACTGGGGCATTACAGGTATCTCGAAGCATTGAGGTAAAAGACTTTCTCTATCATAGCTACGGTATTCGCTACTGGAATCGGCAAACAAATAGTCATGGTTGGCATCCGATCATTAAAACAGGACAGCCTTATCCTACAGAAAAGCCAGTAGAGATAGTTTTGGGTGCTTCTACCCCAGGGCAAAGCAGTATTGAGTTAATTATTGGTGAACTGAGTGCAGCCACTGCCACCACAGAAGTTTATTTTGATGGCGATCGCTTAATTACTAAAGCTGTAGATACTCTGGGCGATCGGGTACAGCCGTTAAACGACCGAGATGGGGCAAGGACAATTGCTCAACTTGAGCCTGTGGGCAATCCTGGAAGCGATCGCCTTCAGCTTTTGTTTAGCGTTGACGATCAGAGGCATTTGCGTATTACCGTTGAAGACCTATTAACCCAACAAACTTTACTAAATAATTACATTGTAGTCAAGCTAAATTAA
- a CDS encoding WecB/TagA/CpsF family glycosyltransferase, with protein sequence MKSKRVNILNIPIDDIDTHELLERLKIGGVVFTPNVDHLVKLQKNSEFYQAYQEADYRVCDSQLIMFASRFLGQPLREKISGSDLFPAFYQRYGNDESVKMFLLGGLEGVAQKASNNINTKVGRNMVVDTYCPPFGFEQDPAQCQKIIEIINASGANVLAIGVGAPKQETWICQHRAKMTNIKTFLAIGATLDFEAGTLKRAPAWMSSAGLEWLYRLIKEPGRLWKRYLVEDTSFFMLILRQKFNLDHKQNFLGKKSMLESSPVGRE encoded by the coding sequence ATGAAATCTAAACGAGTAAATATACTAAATATTCCCATTGATGATATAGACACACATGAGCTTTTAGAAAGACTCAAAATTGGTGGAGTGGTTTTTACACCAAATGTAGATCATTTAGTTAAGCTGCAAAAAAATTCTGAATTTTATCAGGCATATCAAGAAGCCGATTATCGAGTCTGCGACAGTCAGTTAATTATGTTCGCTTCGCGTTTTTTGGGACAGCCTCTTAGGGAAAAGATTTCTGGATCTGATTTGTTCCCTGCTTTTTATCAACGTTATGGCAATGATGAAAGCGTCAAGATGTTTTTACTTGGTGGCTTAGAAGGAGTGGCACAAAAGGCTAGTAATAACATTAATACCAAAGTTGGTCGCAACATGGTGGTAGATACTTATTGCCCCCCTTTTGGTTTTGAACAAGATCCTGCCCAGTGCCAAAAAATTATTGAAATTATTAATGCTTCAGGGGCAAATGTATTAGCTATTGGAGTTGGTGCGCCGAAGCAGGAAACCTGGATTTGCCAGCATCGAGCTAAGATGACAAACATAAAAACCTTCTTGGCGATTGGAGCTACTTTAGACTTTGAGGCAGGTACCCTGAAAAGAGCGCCTGCTTGGATGAGTTCAGCGGGTTTAGAATGGCTTTACAGACTAATAAAAGAGCCTGGTAGGCTTTGGAAAAGATATTTAGTAGAAGATACCAGCTTTTTTATGTTAATATTACGCCAAAAGTTTAACTTGGATCATAAACAAAATTTTTTGGGCAAAAAAAGTATGCTCGAATCTAGTCCCGTTGGCAGAGAGTAA